The sequence below is a genomic window from Uranotaenia lowii strain MFRU-FL chromosome 2, ASM2978415v1, whole genome shotgun sequence.
GACTAAAGGGAATTCCGTTCAGGACGGTCATGGTCTGGATGGTTTTACTCACAAATGCATCGGATTGTTCAGGCAAATTCCTCTCCATCATATTCAGGATCCCTATAACTGCAAAATCTTCCGTCGCTTAAATCGAGAAAGAactgattaaatttaaaaacttcatttGTATGATTTTCACTTTAGGAACCTACCACTCAGTGCACTGTTAGGAAGTTTTAGAGATGCAGGAGTTGCGTcctggtacacagcaaaaaatttcaaaaaatacacgGAATCTTGAACACGAGTGATTTTCTGTTTCTTGagtgtaattacaaaaagatgaaatttttaacacaGATTTTTCGCAGTGGCTGATATCCGAACAGTGATTATCCGGAGAATCTTTTGTTAGAACAGGTCAAGTGCGCAGGTGATGTTCCAGAACCATTCGAGGATGTTGACGACACTGATCTGTAAAAAcatcggatgcaacaacaattccagcCTGACGCTTTCCGTGATGgtcagttttggaaataaatgtgaattaataataatatatGCGCCTTATTCATTCAAAGACGAAGGCAAAAATCTGcataataagcaaaaaaaaaatatttacgttaataaattttgaaatttacatccctATGTATTTTTTAACGACGGCTCACAAAATCCgatctcgtgcattgatttATATCTAAATTTCCACGCCCAAAAATTAACATCCTtgaaaaaatacacaatgaTTGCATACTACATCAAAATTGATtatccgttttcgtgcatcaattttgatctaaatttacacgaatttttcttgctgtgtacgAAAAAACACAGATAAACAGTGTCATTCAGAATTGAATCAAACAGATATTATTTAACAcagtttgtgatataaatttcattgaccgcTTGATTTTTACATAACGGAATGTAAAACtatattaaaacaatttatttctatccgcttaaaaaaaaattaaaattacatcaaaaagagtggaatattacattttttttatttcacttgtGTAAAAATAGATCGCTCGTGTTTAAGACTCAATatattataagatttttttttgctgtatgGTGGACTGAATTCTCATCATTacgaaattttaagttattctgAACCATATTTTGCTGCCTTAAATTTTCGTGTacgcattaaaaatttatagtttgttATTCCGGATTTTACAACCATAAACTTTCAACActtaaatatcaacaaatttagtaatcatatgttaaaattacttctgtttctcacagtctttgtttgaatattcgccaaaatttaatttgaattttatttttcatttaatttttattaatcttttttttttaatttgaaaataaagaaatgtttcaaacatcaacaaaattATGTTCGATTTTTAAAGTTCTGACCATCTAGAGGGTTAAACCAGCTTGTTTtccttctaaaattttaaaaatgaatcgaaTTTTGTGACGTTAAAACATTCATTCGTgttgttgtaactcagctatattccaaccgatttctataacaTTGAGTTTTTCAGAAACgtctcattattttcaaataaggtcttttttttttgttataaaatgtcaaagatttctcgcaaaataaaaaagttacctttttgtgactcactcatttgcgactggttttgttcgcttttcaaaacaactccaaattattttttctacacAAAGAAGCAGTGTTTATTAGCTTTAAAAAGTGCTTCGcgtttttggaaaacaaaaattgaatccatatatatatatatatatatatttttttttttgaaaaagttgtcaACATTTatactttttccaacaaaaagttttaaaagttatataaaagatattaaatttttgttttctcttttctttattGGTTATGTATGatctgaaaaatcaaatttattgacAACTCTGAGATTTTTTGTTACTttaacggataaaaatcacttgtgaGCGGACACGCTTGTGAAATATGTCTTATTTGTTTATACTATTCAAATAACATAGTGCATAGTGTacttaaatttatcttttttccatCCATCCTGTAGGAAACAAGCAAAGATTTTTTGTGGCTTTAATAGACCTTGGCTTGGCAACCTAGGGAATTTGCACAATTAATTTCTCCAAAAGCTTCTTTGAATTCCAAGGGAAAGGCTTGTATTGTGGCTTCGAAACAGGCGAGTGAAAATAGTAAAATGTGTTTTTGTTGGGATATCTTTTATGGTAACATTTTTTCCTGATGCAAAATTCTTTCGAAGATATATATTTTTAGCTCTAAAGTGAGGCCGTAAAACACAATTCCTAAAAAGAACTTTCAAACTGAATCATATCCACACATTCAGACGGCTCCAAACTTATGTAAACTTTTTCAACCCAGTTGAGTCATATCACAACATTGCTGGGCATCTGTTATGTCAAACTCCATATAGTTTGCAATCGTAGTtgctgaaataataataatcaacaaCCATAAATTACAGTCGCAAATGGCGGCTAGTCCAATcggaataaaatatttaaccaCAAACTTCCTAGAACAACACCAAATTACAACGGCTTTTGGCATTGGGTCCGCATTATTTGCATGACTACAGAACGTCAAATGGAAATCCCTTCAAACAAAACTGTCGATTTTCAATCACAACCTAGAGGCTCGATTACAACTTTCGCTTCAACTAACTGGCCTGGCTGAATGTTAGGGTGTCTCTCATATTTGCACTGAAGCTTTTTctaagtttttcaaagtttcttcttatctaaatttgatcatctttttggaaattttcaaaactaagtaaattcagttttttttttcttttatcattTGAAATCATCACAATCGTTCTCTTGTAGAATACCTTCCAGTAAGGACCTCCATAGTTGCAGTAATGCAACTCAAACTCCCTTACAGGCCCTATGAAAGTTCAATATTGGAGGCCGGCATCGGAAGTACACGTGTGAATAATTTATCAGTTTGACCACTTGAACTCAACCGTTCCCCATCCCCATCTTTGGTGTTTGGTGGCAATTCTGAAATCTActacagcgaaaaaaaatctctaccATAACGAAACGTCGGGAGTCCCGTgtccaaaaaaaagaaacgaatcCTTTCTGAAAAGTGcatgaatttttcatcaatttgcaGCACTACCGGTCATGGTGTTCCGATTAACTGCGTCTGGTTTGGTTGAGTGGTCTCTTGGTTGGTGAAAGTTCTTTGCCGGTCGGATTGGAGTGCATGCatctagtgttttttttttactttttctactAAAACCTTCCCAACCTGTGACCAACCGGGGGCTAGTTTCTTTCGATTGTATTTTATCCATAAAATATGGAGAGCTATGTATGTAGACCGAGTGGAGCGACTGGTAACTTAGTTTGTTTTTAATGGAGATTACATGATGGGGCCAGAAGGGCACCCTTTAACATGGCAGACCGAATGTTGATCCACTTAAAGGGGTTTTtctaatgaaatgaaatgattgatttttttgacgaCCAACACAGTTCAAATGATTTGAAACTCGTTTTTTGTACCGTCaaatggggcatcatgcaacacttttgaACTTCAAAGGTTTCTTAAAACTGAATGTCCACATAATaaaatcttacaatttttcggtCAAACAtggttttaaagaaaaatccatATTtgtactgcatacatttaggggtaaaaaataatacaattgAAATCTACTAGGtaatatcataaaaattatgtaaGGTATCAATAGTTAGGTCGAAAGGCATCTTTCTCATCAAATATTTCATTTAGCGTACTGCAAAATAGCTAAAATCTCAGTGTTTCGTGCCTTTTGCTTTCTTGCCACAGGTCTTTCACACTTGTAATGTAGTGTAAGCCAATCTGAATCAACCCCTTACAAACCTTTTAGTAAAAATCGTGTTGAACTCAAACAAGTATGCTTccaaagaacttaaaaataataagcTCAATTAAAGTTTGCGTATCATTTACTATCAGATAGTCCATTTCAAAGCCCATCCACAACTCATAAACCCGATGATCAGGCAGCCGGTCGCTCCAGCTCGATTCCGGAACACTCCTGGAAGGTATCGATCAAATCGCGGCTGTTCGAAACGTGCGGAGCAATGGCAGCCGAAAGACGGGCCAGTTCAAAGGCCACACTCAGGCGCCAGGCGTTTTCGCACGCATCGATGGCCGCTTGCTGCAGACGTGTCGGAGGATCATCTCGGGGCAGTTCCTGGCAACGGCGATGGCGTTCCAGTAGCCCGGCGAAAGTTGCCCGTGCATCCACAATGACATCGGCTAGCTCTTCCACGTTTTCCCGCTCCAGCATTTGCAAAATTTCCTaccaaattgaaaacaaaattaatcatcCTTTCTCGTGAGAAGTCTACAGGTAGTGAACTCACCTCAAAGCATTCGGCAACATCGCGCTCTCCATCGAGCTGCAAAGTATAAGGGGAAAAcatgaaaatgaatttattcGCTTATAAAACTTTAATCCGCTATggtttgaataacaaaaaatgagaaCAAAATGGAAAACTATTGTGGCAGGATTCATCataacaaaaagtgacaaaaacaaGGTGGAAAATTATATTCCTACAGGCATCGGAACGTGTGAAAAATCATGCCAACATGAGCGAAAGGAGTGCAATGAATGAAGTTGGTTGTGTTTGATAGGGTTGGCAAGTCACAAGATTGATGGATaagattgaacaatttttttttatttaaaaaaaaataatctaaatacaaatcaattcaatCTATTATTAAACTATCTTTCccagttaaaaaacaaataggaTCCTATTCAGCCGGATGTTCCAGTTCAATTCCGGAACACTCCTGGAACTTATCCATTAGTTCCTGACCGTTATCGATATAGGGGGCTACGGCTGCCGAAAGTCGAGCCATTTCGTAGGCCAAACTTAGGCGCCAGGCGTTTTCACAAGCGTCGATGGCAATTTGCTGCAGCCGAGTCGGGGGATCATCCCGGGGCAGTTCCTGGCAACGGCGCCGACGTTCCATCAGATTTTCGAAGGTAGCCCGAGCATCCAGGATGATATCGGCCAGTTCTTCCGGGTTTTGCTGCTCCAGCGATTGAATGAGTTCCTGCGGGAAATTATAGTTTTGTGTAATGAGATAAGTTTTCCAGTGAAGAGGATTGCTTTTTTGAGAATTATTACTAACCTCGAAACATTCTCCGATATCCCGTATTTCAttgtgttttaaaacaaaaatataaatttaattattagttTTATGTAAGTTGTACCATaataatatttgatttatttttctttatccaaacacagttaaaaacataatgaagtttttttttcaatttttgaaggtttttaaaatacattgaGGCCTTAGAATCAGTAATTTAGAGTTCTCTGGAAgatttatatttgaataaatttgaaaaataatcatttgaaaGTTGCTTTGGCCCCCGCTTATCTGTTTTAAGAATAGTGCGGTGAATACGAAAGAGTGATTTGTAAAATGTGAGAACTCCTATACATACACCAtgttttgacataaaaaaatttcaattaaaatacatTTAGTTTTTTGCCGAGTTAAccgaaaattacttgaaataaGATAAACTTATCATCTTTTTCAATCATTCCACAGGACTTTGAAATGCATGTTTATGGTACTGTTTTGTCAGTAGAGTCCTGATGATGTAAAGTCTATTTCCGTTGATATGAATGATGAAATTACCTGgatgcaaatttcaaaatgcttAAATTACAAAAGTTCTACATTggtaacatattaaaaaaaatacaatcattGAATAAAGCTAAAACATGAAATTAAAACGTTTCTTCTGAATTTATGGATTAAAATCTCCTgcgaaaactgcaaaaaattctaaaaataaatcaaaatgaaattaatatttacggccttatcggtgaattttatgttctcatagtgagaacatttcaagaattgaaaattatagatggatagaagaagattcgaagaaaattacaggtgttgaaaatgagcgggtagaaatttttaaaaagcatttacaCCACATACTTAtcttttgttcaatcacggatcaactattttgaaatgttagaatcggacagggttgagtctaacacaactcttctaatcttcttctatccatctataattttcagttcttgaaatgttctcactatgagaacataaaattcaccgataaggccgttaaaattaatttcataatataaatcacggtgattaatcttaattaatataattcaaaatttccgTTAAATGGGAAATGAATCGAGATAATTTTTGTACTAATTCTGTCAAATGCTGCTGTTTTAACAAGCGATTGGttttagatggtgtatttgaATGATCTAAGCCATCATTATTTAAAACGCAAATTAGTGCACAGTGTTTTGCTTGGCAGATATTTTTCCAATCCTCTTTAATTACTTTTATTTAACACCCACACTTATATCCGAAGAAATGTTGATGATGGTGCCTAACTCCAGGGgccaaaaactcatcaaaaatttcgattttttttctagatatgTCAAGAGCTAAAAGCCtttttcttcatctaaaaattaaattttcttcagttgTTCATTATGTTCCACAATCCGATTGACCCCACGACCCCACGGCTAAACAATGTTTTGCTAAAATGTTCCACCGTTCGAATCAGTTTGAGTTGATTGTagtcttttttttccaaaatcatgtCGAAAGAATTTTTTACCGTATATCAAACTTGTAGACATGTCACATCACTTTTTAAAGTAATGCCAAACAACACTTGTCTATGTATgaaatttgccattttttagcttcgaataactatttttatgatttatacTAGCAACATAAagggaatttaatttttaattgattttacgcAATAAATCAAGAGACGTTTTGGTcctgaaagaagaaaaaaatcatgtgtaaATATTTGGATCGATTTGCATTTTTCTGTACCGCTTATGAATAACAGTATCGCTTTTAgaaacttttatcaaaaacagTGAACGATATTGAAAGCTATTGCTATCAGCATATTCAcaccaactattttgaaaaaaaaaaaaaaaaatcagtgtatTTTTAAACTGAGTGACACGATTCTTATATGATCATATGAGTGTTGATGATAcatacaatattttaaaattccgtttcctggatttttataacgtactgagttttttttaatgtttatgcaCGGTTTTTAAGGCGATTGTTTTCGTacgtttttaatcattttgcagggtttttttttattatcaa
It includes:
- the LOC129740964 gene encoding uncharacterized protein LOC129740964, translating into MNKLFIGVLFALVGTILAAPSQLDGERDVAECFEEILQMLERENVEELADVIVDARATFAGLLERHRRCQELPRDDPPTRLQQAAIDACENAWRLSVAFELARLSAAIAPHVSNSRDLIDTFQECSGIELERPAA